The following proteins are co-located in the Malus sylvestris chromosome 13, drMalSylv7.2, whole genome shotgun sequence genome:
- the LOC126595177 gene encoding uncharacterized protein LOC126595177 has protein sequence MACYLFQQNGFSTSFSDSPPTHYALKIRSFSVLTKTSADEYESGEFEAGGYKWKLVLYPNGNKKKNVEDHISVYLEMVGADSLQTGYEVYVDFRFFLLDQNKGMFLVLQDANKKEKCFHAIMHSSGFDKLITLTSFTNPSNGYVIDDNCVIGAEVFVCKERRAGKGESISKIKDAVKCKHVWKVENFSKLGTDCCKSEPFTAGGRKWKISLYPNLGKGTHISLYLELVDTEKLAGSKVYAEFSLLIVDRMYAKQEGQKANNWFSTSNSVWGWPKVISLATLNQAGNGFLVKDTCIVEAEVAVHGIVTAL, from the exons ATGGCTTGTTATCTCTTTCAACAAAATG GGTTTTCGACATCATTTTCAGATTCACCTCCAACTCATTATGCTCTAAAAATCCGGTCGTTTTCAGTGCTAACCAAAACTTCAGCTGACGAATATGAGTCGGGAGAATTTGAAGCTGGAGGATACAAATG GAAACTAGTGCTCTACCCGAAtggaaacaagaagaaaaatgtgGAAGACCACATATCTGTTTACTTGGAAATGGTTGGAGCTGATTCACTTCAGACTGGATATGAAGTATATGTTGATTTCAGGTTCTTTTTGCTTGATCAGAATAAAGGCATGTTCCTGGTTCTTCAAG ATgccaataaaaaggaaaaatgtttccATGCGATTATGCATTCTTCGGGATTTGATAAGCTTATCACTCTTACATCATTTACTAATCCTTCCAATGGATATGTCATTGATGATAATTGTGTGATTGGAGCTGAGGTCTTTGTTTGTAAAGAAAGAAGAGCTGGCAAAGGAGAGTCAATCTCGAAGATCAAGGATGCTGTTAAGTGCAAGCATGTTTGGAAGGTTGAGAACTTTTCAAAGTTAGGTACTGACTGCTGCAAATCAGAACCATTCACTGCTGGAGGACGGAAATG GAAGATAAGTCTCTATCCCAACCTTGGAAAGGGTACTCACATATCTCTTTACTTGGAATTGGTTGATACTGAAAAACTTGCTGGTTCCAAAGTATATGCAGAGTTTTCCCTGCTCATTGTAGATCGAATGTATGCCAAACAAGAGGGCCAAAAAG CAAACAACTGGTTCAGTACCTCAAATTCGGTGTGGGGCTGGCCTAAGGTCATTTCGCTGGCCACCTTGAATCAGGCAGGCAATGGGTTTTTGGTGAAGGATACTTGCATAGTGGAGGCAGAGGTTGCTGTCCATGGAATTGTAACTGCACTGTAG